In one Bactrocera tryoni isolate S06 chromosome 5, CSIRO_BtryS06_freeze2, whole genome shotgun sequence genomic region, the following are encoded:
- the LOC120777086 gene encoding uncharacterized protein LOC120777086, whose amino-acid sequence MVENYFNTGSSSRSFRSNSSQRGFDCRPQFRQQKSASLRNSCEPSTSAAAAAVRASYDNCGCPTRKLSNSASSSPTRFNASTMPKICSNDLDTGAGMLSSTPQSAYGMSRNRCGPSAASLVQDSCNNLSKASTASCCCCCPHCGKPQDPTQTTTATTATCPPTKPPLPCRPKPQPPKEETPSPEVEFKCRMRKLQLENLVKDQYCPGAIQSTIDCEQDFNEASFRLVFGCDPLPCTLPTVEPISLLEAFAMRVELERCLLAEETNYAEQRRSSRRGSNELDEVDEYFGKKYKTALNEALASFLKAERCYYLENPDMNALSMDAQINKTCTCLPSSSFKITAYTGNTRPNMQ is encoded by the exons ATGGTGGAA AATTACTTCAATACAGGAAGCTCAAGTCGGAGTTTCCGAAGCAACAGCAGTCAGCGAGGATTTGATTGCAGACCCCAG TTCCGACAGCAAAAGTCAGCATCACTACGAAACAGCTGTGAACCCTCCACatcagcggcggcggcggccgTACGTGCGAGCTACGACAACTGCGGCTGCCCGACCCGCAAG CTATCAAACTCAGCCTCCTCATCGCCGACACGTTTCAACGCGAGCACAATGCCGAAAATATGCTCGAACGACTTGGACACCGGCGCAGGCATGCTATCATCAACGCCACAG TCTGCGTACGGGATGTCTCGCAACAGGTGTGGCCCTTCGGCTGCATCCCTGGTACAAGATTCTTGCAACAATCTAAGCAAAGCTTCAACTGCatcgtgttgttgctgttgcccaCATTGCGGCAAACCGCAGGACCCAACGCAAACAACAACGGCCACAACAGCAACATGTCCGCCAACCAAGCCCCCACTGCCATGCAGGCCGAAGCCGCAACCGCCGAAGGAGGAGACGCCATCAC CCGAGGTGGAGTTCAAATGTCGCATGCGGAAATTGCAGTTGGAAAATTTGGTTAAAGATCAGTACTGCCCAGGTGCCATACAGAGTACAATTGACTGTGAGCAGGACTTCAATGAAGCGTCCTTTCGTCTGGTATTCGGTTGTGATCCATTGCCCTGCACGCTACCCACCGTGGAGCCCATCTCACTTTTGGAAGCGTTTGCAATGCGTGTTGAGTTGGAGCGTTGTCTTCTCGCCGAGGAAACAAACTATGCCGAGCAGAGAAGGTCATCGCGACGTGGTTCAAACGAGTTGGACGA AGTCGACGAATATTTCGGTAAAAAGTACAAGACGGCGCTTAACGAAGCGCTGGCGAGCTTCTTGAAGGCGGAGAGGTGTTACTATCTGGAGAATCCAGATATG AACGCGCTCAGCATGGATGCACAAATCAATAAGACCTGCACGTGCCTGCCAAGCAGTTCTTTCAAAATTACCGCCTACACGGGGAATACGAGACCCAATATGCAGTAG
- the LOC120777083 gene encoding uncharacterized protein LOC120777083 → MRRTPQQRELQALDLNTYNMNVGTQHQQQPQQLDKYSVTPNQRPGKPAVTSLQQMAMTRTQPMTLEKPNSSSEQSMNQGLTRSLSMVDLPSQRGKLLRLRAGYDHLNGEEDELKKFCESVDPNIVFDELQPEPPRPTQRQTARLRAGSPNNYSCPPPTPCPCPDSFNRQTEQSSRIQNFSSFCPPGHNTGVTSSPYSQSTRCRSSYDEYPSIPSRHQTARDPTMSMWSPPIPQPSPMRQSTRPSTSTRYSQDTSKVLYESPRRSHYSPTNRMNSTPYMGLAGQPFNVTRQPQMMATKWITPPGRMPSSFMQDSTLNHSALPTMREAWTPPSCPTDIDDSLICHTAETTDECPNKMKNIPCEGCENNEKTYPPPPRCKPLHPDIAKKLCGDLPLFKIPRRMEDDFICIKRREQWEQLVRDQTCPGAIQSTIDGSVDFNALAFNIFFGEQRLPDCLPRIEPITLLEAFFIRVNYERCHIKKLEDLTYARDHPEEEETHAPPPPSDDCTLIEKCFKRKFDTDLNAALEKLFKAEKGFTFLSPQAEQPLMSMTMESTSTDLPGIPISIKAFTGTTKPRE, encoded by the exons ATGCGACGTACTCCGCAGCAACGAGAATTACAGGCTTTAGATCTGAACACGTACAATATGAACGTTGGTacacaacatcaacaacaaccacaacaacttGACAAG TATTCAGTCACACCGAACCAGAGGCCGGGAAAACCAGCCGTCACAAGCTTACAACAAATGGCGATGACGAGAACTCAACCAATGACACTAGAAAAACCAAACTcg AGTTCCGAGCAAAGCATGAATCAGGGCCTTACTCGAAGTTTGAGCATGGTTGATTTGCCTTCGCAGCGTGGGAAGCTGTTGAGg CTGCGCGCTGGTTATGATCATTTGAACGGCGAAGAGgatgaattgaaaaaattttgtgaatcgGTGGATCCAAATATAGTTTTCGATGAACTGCAGCCGGAGCCACCGCGTCCAACGCAGCGGCAAACAGCTCGCTTGCGCGCTGGTTCACCAAACAATTACTCGTGTCCGCCGCCAACGCCTTGTCCTTGTCCAGACTCTTTCAACAGACAGACAGAGCAATCATCGCGGATACAGAATTTTTCGTCATTCTGTCCGCCAGGG CATAATACCGGTGTTACGAGTAGCCCATATTCACAGTCAACACGATGTCGTTCG tCTTATGATGAGTACCCCAGCATACCGTCACGCCACCAG ACAGCCAGGGATCCGACAATGTCAATGTGGTCGCCGCCGATACCGCAGCCATCACCAATGAGGCAGTCCACCAGGCCATCGACATCGACTAGG TACTCACAAGATACATCTAAAGTGCTGTACGAGTCCCCGCGACGCAGCCACTATTCACCAACAAAT CGAATGAACAGCACACCCTACATGGGCCTGGCAGGACAACCCTTCAATGTAACG AGACAGCCGCAAATGATGGCCACGAAATGGATTACGCCACCGGGCCGCATGCCGTCGTCTTTCATGCAAGATTCCACACTAAATCACTCCGCGCTGCCAACG ATGCGAGAAGCTTGGACACCGCCATCATGTCCAAcg gatATTGATGATTCACTCATATGCCACACGGCGgag ACCACCGATGAATGTCccaataaaatgaagaatattcCCTGTGAGGGTTGTGAAAATAACGAGAAGACATATCCGCCGCCACCGCGCTGCAAGCCATTACACCCGGATATAGCTAAG AAATTATGCGGTGACTTGCCACTTTTTAAAATACCGCGACGCA tGGAGGACGATTTCATTTGCATTAAACGCCGCGAGCAATGGGAGCAACTGGTCAGGGATCAAACTTGCCCGGGCGCCATACAGTCGACAATCGATGGTTCGGTTGATTTTAATGCGCTCGCTTTTAATATATTCTTCGGCGAGCAACGCTTGCCCGACTGCTTGCCGCGCATTGAGCCGATCACGCTGCTCGAGGCGTTCTTTATAAGAGTCAATTacgagcgttgccacataaAGAAGTTGGAGGACTTAACATATGCCAGGGACCACCCAGAGGAAGAGGAGACACATGCACCGCCGCCACCGAGTGATGA TTGTACGCTAATTGAAAAATGCTTCAAACGCAAATTCGACACCGATCTGAATGCGGCATTGGAGAAGCTCTTCAAAGCAGAAAAGGGTTTCACGTTCCTATCCCCACAGGCG GAACAACCACTAATGAGTATGACAATGGAAAGCACAAGTACCGATTTGCCGGGCATACCAATCTCCATAAAGGCCTTCACAGGCACAACCAAGCCAAGAGAATGA